From the genome of Emys orbicularis isolate rEmyOrb1 chromosome 17, rEmyOrb1.hap1, whole genome shotgun sequence, one region includes:
- the LOC135891052 gene encoding protein FAM170B-like, with translation MVHSQGLPAEAPETIPGAAQEGSESQRSGESPPRQGVSAGSSVPGETAEQGVSASAGPRDPNQQTSTATSVTSHTSARGVQPAASNRLCAQPPGDPPGAGVKRKRSARVREAEGEGEEKSLFYMKIRAVNGVSVAWETRAGFGTIRKRPRIFKANYRGGESFAGSDLSSSHTRSDLGDVDPESESGAGGPAEEAPQQPMGAPPEWLLTPEQGLRCLACCRVFPSLEALTQHVKQGLREGFSCRVYYRVLGQLRAGEPPRKRRQRGGRECSKCGGEIRRPRKAAR, from the exons ATGGTGCACAGCCAGGGgcttcctgctgaagccccagagACGATTCCTGGAGCTGCCCAGGAGGGGTCAG AGTCGCAGAGATCAGGGGAGTCGCCCCCTCGTCAGGGGGTCTCTGCCGGGAGCTCCGTTCCTGGGGAAACAGCGGAGCAGGGGGTCTCTGCCTCTGCAGGCCCCAGGGACCCAAACCAGCAGACCTCCACAGCCACATCGGTCACCAGCCACACCTCCGCCCGCGGCGTGCAGCCTGCGGCCTCCAACCGCCTGTGTGCACAGCCCCCAGGGGATCCACCCGGCGCGGGCGTGAAGAGAAAGCGCTCGGCACGTGTCAGAGAGgccgagggggagggagaagaaaagtcCCTGTTCTACATGAAGATCAGGGCCGTGAACGGCGTCTCGGTGGCCTGGGAGACCAGGGCTGGCTTTGGAACCATTAGGAAGCGCCCCCGCATCTTTAAGGCCAATTACAGGGGAGGAGAAAGCTTTGCCGGCTCGGACCTGAGCAGCTCCCACACCAGGTCCGATCTGGGGGACGTGGACCCCGAGTCAGAGAGCGGCGCGGGGGGGCCAGCAGAGGAGGCTCCGCAGCAGCCGATGGGAGCGCCCCCTGAGTGGCTCCTCACCCCCGAGCAGGGCCTGCGCTGCCTGGCCTGCTGCcgagtcttccccagcctggaggccCTGACCCAGCATGTGAAGCAGGGGCTGCGCGAAGGCTTCAGCTGCCGCGTCTACTACCGGGTGCTGGGGCAGCTCAGGGCGGGAGAGCCGCCCCGGAAGAGACGGCAACGTGGGGGCCGCGAGTGCAGCAAGTGTGGGGGAGAGATACGGCGCCCACGCAAGGCTGCCAGATAG